The proteins below come from a single Natrinema sp. SYSU A 869 genomic window:
- a CDS encoding NfeD family protein translates to MVESLVGNVPLLLLVVGLVLMVLEAISPGAHLIVIGIALVGAGLIGVLFPTPLSPIILAGLTLMIGLAAAYVYNEFDFYGGKGTARTTDSDSLSGVTGYVTETVTTRSGEVKLADGGFAPYYSARTTDGTIEKGEEVIVIDPGGGNVLTVESVNAIGEDEIDRALARDKAASSERDEQEAADGGESMTGPESEPETETETEKSS, encoded by the coding sequence ATGGTCGAATCCCTCGTGGGGAACGTGCCGCTCCTGCTCTTGGTAGTGGGTCTCGTGTTAATGGTGCTCGAGGCCATCTCACCGGGAGCGCACCTCATTGTCATCGGGATTGCTCTGGTCGGCGCGGGGTTGATCGGTGTGCTCTTCCCGACCCCGCTTAGCCCGATCATTCTGGCGGGACTGACCCTCATGATCGGGCTCGCGGCTGCGTACGTATACAACGAGTTCGACTTCTACGGCGGGAAAGGCACCGCTCGGACGACGGACTCGGACTCGCTGTCCGGTGTGACTGGCTACGTCACCGAGACCGTGACGACTCGCAGCGGCGAAGTCAAACTCGCCGATGGTGGGTTCGCTCCCTACTACAGTGCGCGGACGACCGACGGGACGATCGAGAAAGGCGAGGAGGTCATCGTCATCGATCCCGGCGGCGGGAACGTCCTCACGGTCGAATCCGTCAACGCGATCGGCGAGGACGAGATCGACCGCGCGCTCGCACGTGACAAGGCCGCGTCGTCCGAGCGGGACGAGCAAGAGGCCGCAGACGGCGGCGAATCGATGACCGGACCCGAATCGGAACCGGAGACCGAAACGGAAACCGAGAAATCGAGTTGA
- a CDS encoding M48 family metalloprotease, whose product MNLRLRIGAVLGVFVAITAAFVLALLWAYGVLLPGLVGGTIVYLQYGAIEFDLVRLPVSLVTALVLIGGFLAAQTYYGYQRVLAGTHGSTGGEAHAVARTVRRLAMRTDIPEPDVRVVADNTASCYTVGRLTDATVVITTGVVESLDADELEAVLAHEIAHVANRDVTLMTITTLFLEVADRAYHAARLARRALADPRELSDGGRVALYWFLPLVALTYVFVAPILWVFPAIADWAARTLSQTREFAADAAAARITGNPMALASALVTLAETTGTPETDLRAAKTRALCIVPNDPVTGEDTTSLPRIRRPTADTRRRERVTSWLEATTPSGPVGGDGSATHPPVDARVQQLYEMAAELEGRA is encoded by the coding sequence ATGAACCTTCGCTTGCGGATCGGTGCCGTCCTCGGCGTATTCGTCGCGATCACCGCCGCGTTCGTCCTCGCACTGCTGTGGGCGTACGGCGTCCTGTTACCGGGACTCGTCGGCGGTACGATCGTCTACCTCCAGTACGGAGCCATCGAGTTCGACCTCGTCCGGTTGCCGGTATCGCTGGTCACGGCACTGGTATTGATCGGCGGTTTCCTCGCGGCACAGACGTATTACGGCTACCAACGCGTTCTCGCGGGGACCCACGGTAGCACCGGTGGCGAAGCCCACGCCGTCGCTCGAACGGTTCGACGACTGGCGATGCGAACCGATATCCCGGAACCGGACGTTCGCGTCGTCGCCGACAACACGGCGAGTTGTTACACCGTCGGCCGGCTCACCGACGCGACGGTCGTCATCACGACGGGGGTAGTCGAGTCCCTCGACGCCGACGAACTCGAGGCGGTACTGGCCCACGAGATCGCTCACGTCGCCAATCGGGACGTGACGCTGATGACGATCACGACGCTGTTTCTCGAGGTCGCCGATCGAGCGTATCACGCGGCGCGGCTCGCGCGCCGCGCGCTGGCTGATCCCCGCGAGCTATCGGACGGCGGCCGGGTTGCACTGTACTGGTTTCTCCCGCTGGTCGCGCTGACCTACGTCTTCGTCGCGCCCATCCTGTGGGTGTTTCCCGCCATCGCCGACTGGGCGGCGCGAACGCTCTCGCAGACCCGGGAGTTCGCCGCCGACGCCGCGGCCGCCCGGATTACCGGGAACCCGATGGCCCTCGCGAGCGCGCTGGTGACCCTCGCCGAGACGACTGGAACGCCGGAGACGGACCTCCGAGCCGCGAAGACCCGCGCGCTGTGTATCGTCCCGAACGATCCCGTGACGGGCGAGGATACGACGTCGCTGCCCCGGATCCGGCGACCGACGGCCGACACGCGTCGCCGCGAGCGAGTGACCTCGTGGCTCGAGGCCACCACGCCGTCGGGACCAGTCGGCGGTGACGGCTCCGCGACCCACCCGCCCGTCGACGCCCGCGTACAGCAGTTGTACGAGATGGCGGCCGAACTGGAGGGACGAGCGTGA
- a CDS encoding DUF4129 domain-containing protein yields the protein MTGTRRLLFVVGCLCCLLAVTSALPAADPRLDGPGDNGGEPIAGDWESIDETPEFDTDPPDDTTERNDDRDESDESEIEISGDIEPGSEVTVDIGHIGHFSTKTIAVNGENVTEAETLGSTKVTVPYAEEMTVTVPEDNRSRTVDVPTDATIETHGGAAPARDLDISASVGETPMSNATVTLDGKAVATTDGDGETAVTMPETAGPVDLHVERGPVTGDRTVDVAEPTVEFISPLLFPGSPAPVQVSADGQEVSDATVSLESGGTATTGSDGRTHVWLPIGDEATVTIEVGEESATATVGNLYLRLTTVVVFVPGFVIGGVMTYLRLVANSERRRGNAATGLFVALADVFDALADALSGLFSGVGEFSWPSIPLPTISLPRLEFGWAGRGAPSLGPALSSVGRAFVTLPSFGSLGSLGRSSSGSDGSVLAAVFGTSDDDSDETSNPADDGPDLAAEPLTPRGPRAEIRATWHAFLDRLEVDDRETATPGEVARDALAAGFPAENVRRLVAIVRDVEYGGREASPDRVAAARATVRELLDHESDEEGSE from the coding sequence GTGACTGGGACGCGTCGACTCCTGTTCGTCGTCGGCTGCCTGTGCTGTTTGCTCGCAGTCACGAGTGCCCTTCCTGCGGCTGATCCGCGACTCGACGGTCCCGGCGACAACGGCGGAGAGCCGATCGCTGGCGACTGGGAATCGATAGATGAGACGCCCGAGTTCGACACGGACCCGCCCGACGACACGACCGAACGGAACGATGATCGCGACGAATCGGATGAAAGTGAGATCGAGATCAGCGGTGATATCGAACCTGGAAGCGAGGTGACCGTCGATATCGGCCACATCGGCCACTTCAGTACCAAAACGATCGCAGTGAACGGCGAAAACGTCACGGAAGCCGAGACGCTCGGGAGCACCAAGGTCACCGTTCCGTACGCCGAGGAGATGACCGTCACGGTCCCCGAGGACAACCGCTCGCGGACCGTCGATGTACCGACCGACGCGACCATTGAGACCCACGGTGGAGCGGCTCCGGCCCGTGATCTCGACATCTCGGCGTCGGTCGGAGAGACACCAATGTCCAACGCGACGGTGACCCTCGACGGGAAAGCCGTCGCGACGACCGACGGAGACGGCGAAACCGCGGTGACGATGCCGGAAACCGCCGGACCAGTCGATCTGCACGTCGAGCGCGGCCCGGTGACGGGCGACCGGACCGTCGACGTCGCCGAACCGACGGTCGAGTTCATCTCACCGCTTTTGTTCCCCGGCTCGCCCGCTCCCGTGCAGGTGTCCGCCGACGGGCAGGAGGTTTCGGACGCGACGGTCTCCCTCGAGAGCGGCGGGACGGCGACAACCGGCAGCGACGGGCGGACCCACGTCTGGCTGCCGATCGGCGACGAGGCGACCGTCACGATCGAGGTTGGCGAAGAGAGCGCGACGGCGACCGTCGGAAACCTCTATCTCCGGCTGACGACGGTCGTAGTGTTCGTCCCCGGCTTCGTCATCGGCGGCGTCATGACCTATCTCCGGCTGGTCGCGAACAGTGAGCGACGGCGCGGAAACGCGGCGACCGGTCTGTTCGTCGCGCTCGCGGACGTCTTCGACGCCCTCGCCGACGCGCTCAGTGGACTCTTCAGCGGGGTCGGTGAGTTCAGTTGGCCGTCGATACCGCTCCCGACGATATCGCTGCCGCGCCTCGAGTTCGGCTGGGCTGGTCGCGGGGCCCCGTCACTCGGGCCGGCCCTCTCGTCGGTCGGCCGTGCGTTCGTGACTCTTCCCTCGTTCGGATCGCTGGGGTCGCTCGGCCGGTCATCGAGCGGCAGCGACGGTTCGGTGCTCGCGGCCGTGTTCGGAACGAGCGACGACGATTCCGACGAGACGAGCAATCCCGCGGACGACGGTCCCGACCTTGCAGCCGAACCGCTCACGCCCCGCGGGCCTCGGGCGGAGATCCGTGCGACATGGCACGCGTTCCTCGACCGACTCGAGGTGGACGACCGCGAGACGGCAACCCCCGGCGAGGTGGCCCGTGACGCGCTCGCTGCCGGGTTCCCGGCCGAGAACGTGCGCCGGCTAGTCGCGATCGTTCGCGACGTCGAGTACGGCGGCCGCGAGGCGTCTCCGGATCGAGTGGCGGCGGCGCGAGCGACGGTGCGTGAACTGCTCGATCACGAGTCGGACGAGGAGGGATCGGAATGA
- a CDS encoding DUF58 domain-containing protein: MRTTVQNAGSETVVDLRVVDSVPDALPVVSGSPRACETLEPLEETTLEYEVELRRGEHAFGDATVRTRDLTGTVAETWTASVEGNDAIRCSSTVETVGLGDGTNDYAGEVPTDEGGSGLEFYAVREYEPGDPVRSIDWRRYAGTRELATVEYRAERATRIVCVVDARPNQFYAATTERVPAVEHSANAAERTFETLVAAGHPTGIVGIHDRRLTSVSPGTGPATRREATELLDAMQMPEDYDHVSYTRTRTDNPSEALSRTLPGEAQVYLFSSFIDDEPLELVEALRARGYAVRVVSPNVTAGADDVATRLTALDRGTRLARARSTGARVLDWDRERSLGVVLRDAVGEVATR; the protein is encoded by the coding sequence GTGCGGACGACCGTCCAGAACGCCGGGTCGGAGACGGTCGTCGATCTGCGCGTCGTCGACAGCGTTCCCGACGCGTTGCCGGTCGTATCCGGCTCGCCGCGCGCTTGCGAGACGCTCGAGCCTCTCGAGGAGACGACCCTCGAGTACGAGGTTGAACTCCGGCGCGGCGAACACGCGTTCGGCGACGCGACGGTGCGAACGCGCGATCTCACGGGGACGGTCGCCGAGACCTGGACGGCGAGCGTCGAGGGCAACGATGCGATTCGCTGCTCGTCGACCGTCGAGACGGTTGGGCTGGGCGACGGGACGAACGACTACGCGGGCGAGGTCCCCACCGACGAGGGTGGCAGCGGCCTCGAGTTCTACGCCGTCCGCGAGTACGAGCCGGGCGATCCGGTGCGCTCGATCGACTGGCGGCGGTACGCCGGCACGCGGGAGTTAGCGACCGTCGAGTACCGCGCCGAGCGGGCGACGCGGATCGTCTGCGTCGTCGACGCGCGGCCGAATCAGTTCTACGCGGCGACGACCGAACGGGTCCCCGCGGTCGAGCACTCGGCCAACGCCGCCGAGCGGACGTTCGAGACGCTGGTGGCCGCGGGCCACCCGACCGGCATCGTCGGCATCCACGACCGGCGGTTGACGAGCGTCTCGCCGGGTACCGGCCCAGCGACGAGACGGGAAGCGACGGAGCTGCTGGATGCGATGCAGATGCCGGAAGACTACGATCATGTGTCGTACACCCGGACGCGGACGGACAACCCGAGCGAAGCGCTCTCCCGGACGCTTCCCGGCGAGGCACAGGTGTACCTCTTTTCTTCGTTCATCGACGACGAGCCCCTCGAGCTCGTCGAGGCGCTTCGGGCGCGAGGATACGCCGTTCGCGTCGTCTCTCCCAATGTCACGGCCGGTGCCGACGACGTCGCGACTCGGCTAACGGCTCTCGACCGGGGGACGCGACTCGCTCGCGCCCGCTCGACCGGGGCTCGCGTCCTCGACTGGGATCGCGAGCGATCGCTCGGCGTGGTACTCCGCGACGCCGTCGGGGAGGTGGCGACCCGATGA
- a CDS encoding MoxR family ATPase, translated as MSVPDAAATAEAVVDEILSAVVADRSVLEEVTAGVLARGHVLLEDVPGTGKTLTARSFATALGLEFSRIQFTPDLMPADITGSYVFEEETGEFHFTPGPVFANVVLADEINRAPPKTQSALLEAMGEGQVTVDGETHELPDPFVVIATQNPVEQEGTFELPEAQRDRFMVKTSLGYPDAEGTRELIDRRADRDRPDPTVEPIVDRERVLELQRVPEEITVEGPVRDYIGELCRSTRTDGRVDVGVSPRGVQRLFEVSRACTALEGREYVVPEDVKRIAGPALAHRLVLTPEASVDGVSRRAVIDAVLEECDVPAMEPPSAD; from the coding sequence ATGTCAGTCCCCGACGCCGCGGCGACGGCGGAGGCCGTCGTCGACGAAATCCTCTCCGCAGTCGTCGCCGATCGTTCCGTCCTCGAGGAAGTCACCGCCGGCGTGCTCGCCCGCGGACACGTGTTGCTCGAGGACGTGCCCGGAACGGGCAAGACGCTCACCGCGCGCTCGTTCGCGACCGCGCTCGGTCTCGAGTTCTCCCGGATCCAGTTCACGCCGGATCTGATGCCCGCCGATATCACCGGCTCGTACGTCTTCGAGGAGGAGACGGGCGAGTTCCACTTCACCCCGGGCCCGGTGTTCGCGAACGTCGTTCTCGCAGACGAAATCAACCGCGCGCCGCCGAAGACCCAGTCCGCGTTGCTGGAAGCGATGGGGGAAGGACAGGTGACAGTCGACGGCGAAACCCACGAGCTTCCCGACCCGTTCGTCGTCATCGCGACACAGAACCCCGTCGAGCAGGAAGGAACCTTCGAACTGCCGGAGGCCCAACGCGACCGCTTCATGGTGAAGACGTCGCTCGGCTATCCCGACGCCGAGGGGACGCGCGAGTTGATCGACCGCCGGGCCGACCGCGACCGCCCGGACCCGACCGTTGAGCCGATCGTCGATCGCGAGCGAGTGCTCGAGCTCCAGCGTGTTCCCGAGGAGATCACCGTCGAGGGACCGGTTCGGGACTACATCGGCGAGCTCTGCCGATCGACCCGGACCGACGGCCGCGTCGACGTCGGCGTCTCGCCCCGCGGCGTCCAGCGGCTGTTCGAGGTCAGTCGTGCCTGTACCGCCCTCGAGGGCCGCGAGTACGTCGTCCCGGAAGACGTCAAACGGATCGCCGGTCCCGCACTTGCCCATCGGCTCGTCCTGACTCCCGAGGCGAGCGTGGACGGCGTCTCCCGGCGCGCGGTCATCGACGCCGTTCTCGAGGAGTGTGACGTCCCGGCAATGGAGCCGCCGTCAGCGGACTAG
- a CDS encoding SPW repeat protein, which translates to MSDTPNTETDRDTRADYNALNTDAMQWLSALVALIGLYIVASPFILESTNAAIWNDTLVGTAIFLTAGYNFYRLSKDRLASVGVASLAVLLGLWALVSPAVIEMGSNELATGTAISGLVVAALSAYNAYANRKADTPERTRARA; encoded by the coding sequence ATGAGTGACACACCAAATACCGAAACCGACCGGGATACTCGAGCCGACTACAACGCTCTGAACACGGACGCGATGCAGTGGCTGAGCGCCCTCGTCGCGCTGATCGGGCTCTACATCGTCGCCTCGCCGTTCATCCTCGAGTCGACGAACGCGGCGATCTGGAACGACACGCTCGTCGGGACAGCGATCTTCCTGACCGCGGGCTACAACTTCTACCGGCTGTCGAAGGATCGGTTGGCGAGCGTCGGCGTCGCATCGCTGGCCGTCCTGCTCGGCCTGTGGGCACTCGTTTCGCCCGCCGTCATCGAGATGGGGAGCAACGAACTCGCGACCGGCACCGCCATCTCCGGGCTGGTCGTCGCTGCCCTCTCGGCCTACAACGCGTACGCGAATAGGAAGGCCGACACGCCCGAACGGACCCGTGCTCGAGCCTGA
- a CDS encoding YbjQ family protein, producing MVETDVTITTTDSLEGREIAAYRGVISGEAVIGANVVSDIAAGIRDVVGGRSGSYEKKIEQGRTEAIADLKAEAADLGADAVVGATFDYEEMGEGMLWVNLSGTAVETRRSNE from the coding sequence ATGGTAGAGACAGACGTGACGATCACGACGACGGACAGTCTCGAGGGGCGTGAAATTGCGGCGTATCGGGGCGTAATCTCGGGCGAAGCGGTCATCGGTGCGAACGTCGTCAGCGACATCGCTGCCGGCATTCGGGACGTCGTCGGCGGACGGAGCGGGTCCTACGAGAAGAAGATCGAGCAGGGACGGACGGAAGCGATCGCCGACCTCAAAGCCGAGGCAGCGGACTTGGGTGCCGACGCCGTCGTCGGCGCGACGTTCGATTACGAGGAGATGGGAGAGGGAATGCTATGGGTCAACCTTTCGGGAACCGCCGTCGAGACGCGCCGCTCTAACGAGTAG
- a CDS encoding helix-turn-helix domain-containing protein: MTDTRQQIQAHIGANAGIHFNELVRESDFAPGQVQYHVRRLRENGRLVREEFYGRTHYYPPAYDEWERAALALFRRETARETVVYLIEHEPAGPGSITDALDIARSTLEYHVDRLVEHGLVEKRYDERNRVILELAEPEATGQLLTTVTPTVPDRLVDRFTRLVDELLAGTEKSQ, from the coding sequence ATGACCGACACTCGACAACAGATTCAGGCACACATCGGTGCGAACGCCGGTATCCATTTCAACGAACTCGTCAGGGAATCAGACTTCGCGCCGGGACAGGTCCAGTATCACGTCCGGCGGCTGCGCGAAAACGGGCGACTCGTCCGCGAGGAGTTCTACGGCCGCACTCACTACTACCCGCCGGCGTACGACGAGTGGGAACGGGCTGCTCTGGCGCTGTTTCGTCGGGAAACCGCCCGAGAGACCGTCGTCTACCTGATCGAACACGAACCGGCCGGCCCCGGATCGATCACCGACGCCCTCGATATCGCTCGCAGCACGCTCGAGTATCACGTCGACCGGCTGGTTGAGCACGGCCTCGTCGAGAAGCGCTACGACGAGCGAAACCGCGTCATCCTCGAGCTCGCAGAGCCCGAAGCGACGGGCCAGCTACTGACGACGGTGACGCCGACAGTGCCGGACCGACTTGTCGATCGATTCACGCGGCTCGTCGACGAGTTGCTCGCAGGCACAGAGAAGTCACAGTAG
- a CDS encoding AI-2E family transporter translates to MNLSKGFLLVLIALFAYLSLLLVRPFSQYILGAILIAYVLYPVQERLERRVSPVLAAGALVLLAVAGFVVPLILIVVAVANDARRLLEQVNTDSLEMGDFERVIEEETGQTVDLPSVLADVAQNIGSVVLGRSTEWFSAITHVLIGLGLTIFLLYYLLKDGSELLAWMRELTPLPDDVQDDFYQRLDEVMWAVLAGHVLIAIIQGTIAGLGLLATGIPNAAFWTFIMIILSLIPLIGSFLVWGPAVIYLLLTNEPLLAAGLFGYSVIVVGLSDDYLRPIVVDRYAELNPAVIILGVLGGVYAFGVMGLFYGPVVLGALIATLSVMNDHYDRLENEPGMQ, encoded by the coding sequence GTGAATCTCAGTAAGGGGTTCCTCCTCGTCCTTATCGCCCTCTTCGCGTACCTCTCGCTGTTACTTGTCCGCCCGTTTTCTCAGTATATCCTCGGTGCTATCCTCATCGCGTACGTCCTCTATCCCGTCCAAGAGCGCCTCGAGCGGCGGGTGTCACCGGTGCTCGCTGCGGGTGCGCTCGTCTTGCTCGCGGTCGCCGGCTTCGTCGTCCCACTTATCCTCATCGTTGTGGCGGTTGCCAACGACGCCCGACGCCTCCTCGAACAGGTCAACACCGACTCGTTGGAAATGGGTGACTTCGAGCGGGTGATCGAAGAAGAGACCGGACAGACCGTCGACCTTCCGTCGGTGCTCGCCGACGTCGCACAGAATATCGGATCGGTGGTTCTCGGGCGCTCGACGGAGTGGTTCAGCGCGATCACCCACGTCCTGATCGGACTGGGACTCACCATCTTCCTGCTCTACTACCTGCTCAAGGACGGCAGCGAGCTCCTGGCCTGGATGCGGGAGTTGACGCCGCTTCCGGACGACGTTCAGGATGATTTCTACCAGCGACTGGATGAGGTCATGTGGGCCGTCCTCGCCGGACACGTCCTGATCGCGATTATCCAGGGCACCATCGCCGGATTGGGGCTGCTCGCGACCGGCATTCCCAACGCCGCGTTCTGGACGTTCATCATGATCATCCTCTCGCTGATTCCGTTGATCGGGTCATTCCTGGTATGGGGACCAGCCGTGATCTATCTCCTCTTGACCAACGAACCGCTGCTCGCGGCGGGATTATTTGGCTACAGCGTGATCGTCGTCGGCCTCTCCGACGACTATCTCCGTCCGATCGTTGTCGATCGCTACGCCGAGCTCAACCCCGCCGTCATCATCCTCGGGGTCCTCGGCGGCGTCTACGCGTTCGGCGTCATGGGACTGTTCTACGGCCCCGTCGTCCTCGGTGCGCTGATCGCGACGCTGTCCGTCATGAACGACCACTATGATCGCCTCGAGAACGAGCCCGGAATGCAATAA
- a CDS encoding DUF547 domain-containing protein produces MSTQLDPLSLSADLLYTVKTEGDADPLREHLASLERSQLERALASREGKLSFWLNCYNAYAQLLLEEEEPDLVEGGLLDHWKFFARDRIPVSGVWLSLNDIEHGLLRSSKQPWGFGYLPRLFPSTFERQFRLAECDPRIHFALGHSPEHCPPIAVYSPRDVDEELDIAIEWFLEENVTYDDAENTATAPRLFRQYRGDFGGKRGIIDFLREYNAVPDDTTPALEYERVDHSAELDVDLEADDVRP; encoded by the coding sequence ATGTCGACTCAGCTCGATCCCCTCTCGCTCTCGGCCGATCTCCTCTATACGGTCAAGACCGAGGGTGACGCCGATCCGTTGCGGGAGCATCTGGCGTCGCTCGAGCGATCGCAATTAGAGCGGGCGCTCGCCAGTCGCGAGGGAAAACTCTCTTTCTGGCTCAATTGTTATAACGCCTACGCCCAGTTGCTGTTGGAGGAGGAAGAGCCCGACTTGGTCGAGGGAGGCCTCCTCGATCATTGGAAGTTCTTCGCACGCGATCGGATTCCCGTAAGCGGGGTCTGGCTGAGTCTCAACGATATCGAGCACGGACTGCTCCGCAGTTCGAAGCAGCCATGGGGCTTTGGCTACCTCCCGCGCCTGTTTCCCTCCACGTTCGAACGGCAGTTCCGCCTCGCGGAGTGTGATCCACGGATTCATTTCGCGCTGGGTCACAGCCCCGAACATTGCCCGCCAATCGCGGTCTACTCGCCACGGGATGTCGACGAGGAACTCGACATCGCGATCGAGTGGTTCCTAGAGGAGAACGTCACTTATGACGATGCGGAAAACACCGCGACGGCTCCGCGACTGTTCCGCCAGTACCGCGGTGATTTCGGCGGCAAACGGGGCATCATTGACTTCCTCCGGGAGTACAATGCCGTTCCGGACGACACCACGCCCGCACTCGAGTACGAACGAGTCGACCACTCCGCGGAGCTCGACGTGGATTTAGAGGCCGACGACGTTCGGCCGTAG